Proteins encoded in a region of the Quercus lobata isolate SW786 chromosome 8, ValleyOak3.0 Primary Assembly, whole genome shotgun sequence genome:
- the LOC115957196 gene encoding uncharacterized protein LOC115957196 — MAIPGYMSCSLKVDTKAPEWHKTLIKVLKSVRGLSYDVDVAEGVARICGKVDPKVLLKKLRKAGKKAELIEVHSDDDPYTYRNSDMNMMMYNYDHGYESYHDYPSCNYQNYGRVEPLPLHQYPYYPSNYHEPRYYGSRIEPSRYEPWAQHPYYLQYEPPAQCFPQPPSPMKIHPFYDPDYSCSIM; from the exons ATGGCTATCCCCGGATACATG AGTTGTTCTCTGAAAGTTGATACCAAAGCTCCCGAGTGGCACAAGACATTGATCAAAGTATTGAAGAGTGTTAGAG GATTATCTTATGATGTTGATGTAGCAGAAGGGGTTGCACGTATTTGTGGTAAGGTAGATCCAAAAGTACTTTTGAAGAAGCTACGAAAAGCTGGGAAAAAGGCAGAACTCATTGAAGTTCATTCTGATGATGATCCCTATACCTATAGGAATAGCGATATGAATATGATGATGTATAACTATGACCATGGTTATGAGTCTTACCATGACTATCCTTCTTGTAATTATCAGAATTATGGAAGAGTGGAGCCTTTGCCTTTACATCAGTATCCTTATTACCCATCTAATTATCATGAGCCACGCTACTATGGGTCACGCATTGAGCCTTCACGCTATGAGCCTTGGGCACAGCACCCTTATTACCTGCAGTATGAGCCACCGGCACAATGCTTTCCACAGCCACCATCGCCAATGAAGATTCATCCATTCTATGATCCAGACTATTCATGCTCTATCATGtaa